GTGAGTGCAGCCTTTGATTCCACCTAAATTCATATCAATCGTTTTTCGCCAGCCTTTTTCAAGCTTTGCACCAATCAATGAGAGATTTCATAGGGGGAACGGCGGCGGTGCATTCGGCATGTGGGTGTCCATCCATGACTGCTTCAATGTCTTGTACAACCAGATCGCTATTTACTGTGACGCGCACCCACATGTCATGAAACGCCTCACCAGGCTGCCAGGTTTTAGCGCTCGTAACAAAGGGGTTTGATTTGAAGTCTTTTAGATGACCTTCAATATCCCAAAGTCCATCCTCCCTTGCATACCCCTGAAAGGTAATTTCTCTTGTATGAAGTGGTGAGCGGGGTTGTGGGGCTGAAAGCATGTCAATAGATAGGTGTGAGGGCAATATCTAATGATATCAACTGCTAGAAAATCGGGGGTGCCCTGTAGTATTCTCTGCAGCATATGGCAAACCCCATTTCTTTAGAAAAAATCCTCTTTAGCCAAGGCTTTGGTACACGTCGCTATTGCAGTGGTTTGGTATACGCTGACCTCGTTAAAGTGAACGGGGTGCAGGCGGAGGATCCTGAGCAGCGCATTCCTACTGAAGGTTTAATGCTAAATGTTGAGGGTAAGGATTGGGAATATCACGAAAAGGCTTACATTGCCTTTAATAAGCCGCCTAACTATGAGTGCTCGCATAAGACTACACATCATCCTAGCGTCTATAGCCTCTTACCCAGTCCTTTTGTAGAGCGAGGGCTGCAATGCGTTGGACGTCTAGACTATGACACTACCGGTCTATTATTAATTTCTGATGATGGTCAGTTCATTCATAAGATGACTACCCCAAAGAAAAATATCGGTAAGGTTTATGAAATCACTACACCTGATCCAATCACTCAAGGCCAAATAGACCACCTACTCAACGGAGTAGTGTTGGACGATGATCCTAAGCCTTGCTACGCCACTGCTTGTAAGTTGATTTCTGAGAACGTATTGGCGATGAGCATCGTTGAAGGTCGCTATCATCAGGTCAAGCGCATGATGGCTGCCGTGGGTAATCATGTTGCCAAATTACATCGAGTTGAAATTGGTGCTTACATCATGCCTGCAGATTTGGCTGAGGGCCAGTGGCGCTGGCTATACCCAGAAGATTTAAAGCAACCATCTCAAAGTGTTGCCGCTTAAATGAATAACGCTTCGTTGCCTGTCGATTTTGATTTTGTGGGCGGCGCACTTTTATGGGTGCAGGATGTTGAGCGCAAGATTATCCAGCGCGAGTTTGTATTTAAAGACTTTGACCAGGCTTTTCAATTCATGACGCTTAGCGCCCAATATGCCCAAGAGATTGACCATCATCCCGACTGGTCAAATTCTTGGAGTCGGGTGATGGTGCGCTTAACAACGCATTCTGCTGGCGGACTGACTCAGCTTGATATTGAGATGGCTCAGGCAATGAATCAATTTGTCGAGCAAGTCAATTATTAGTAATTAGTGCTCGTCACCTTCGTGATCTTCCTCGTTCATGCTCATGAGGATCGTGGCTAATAGACCGTAGACTACTTCAGTAGAAATCATGCCATCTTCATCAAGCTCATCAATTAAGTCATTCAAACGATCTTCAGTGGGCTCATTGAGCAAGGTCATTGCACATTCACACCCATAGTCAAAATCTTCGTCGTTTTGGGTTTGATTCTCTTCGGTCATATATATCCTTAATTGAGGCTTCAGAATAGCAAATTACGACCAAATTCGATAGGAATAAATGATTCCCGCCCGGACCGCCTTAGCTAGATACTGGTCCATTGGGCTCAAGGGATCAAAAGCAGGGTGAAAAAATGTGCGCCTGCAAAAAGCCAATAATGATTTATAGTGATTTGAAAATAAAACTATAGGAGACAGTATGAAACTCAATGTAAATGGAAAAGTCCACGATATTGATGTGGAGCCGGATATGCCCTTGTTGTGGGCAATACGTGAGGTGGTTGGCTTAACGGGTACTAAGTACGGTTGTGGTGTTGCTCAATGCGGCGCTTGTACTGTTTATTTGAATGGCGAACCAGTGCGTTCATGCTCCATTCCGGTATCAGCCGTCGCAAATGCAAAAATCACAACGATTGAAGCGCTCTCTAAAAATAATACGCATCCTGTACAGCAAGCTTGGATTGCGCTGGATGTTCCTCAGTGTGGATATTGCCAGTCAGGACAAGTAATGGCAGCTGCTGCACTCCTAAAGAGAAATCCTAAACCAACTGATGCGGATATTGATAGCGCTATGGGCAATCTTTGTCGCTGCGGTACATATCAAAAGATTCGGGATGGCATTCGTGTTGCATCCGGTCAAAAGAAATTGGCAGATGTTCTGGCGCAATACGACGCAAGTCTAGCGACTCGCGGATAAGGAGAAGAATATGACATTAGAAAATACTTCCCGCCGCGAATTTATTATCAAAGGCACGATGCTTGGTATTGGGCATTGGCGCTATACCAGATGCGCTTGCGCAAGCCGGCGTTGCATACGATCCGAATACTCCAACTCAATATGGTGAGGCCGAAGTCAATGCTTGGGTCAGCATTAAGCCGGATAACACGGTATAT
Above is a window of Polynucleobacter necessarius DNA encoding:
- a CDS encoding (2Fe-2S)-binding protein, whose translation is MKLNVNGKVHDIDVEPDMPLLWAIREVVGLTGTKYGCGVAQCGACTVYLNGEPVRSCSIPVSAVANAKITTIEALSKNNTHPVQQAWIALDVPQCGYCQSGQVMAAAALLKRNPKPTDADIDSAMGNLCRCGTYQKIRDGIRVASGQKKLADVLAQYDASLATRG
- a CDS encoding pseudouridine synthase, with the translated sequence MANPISLEKILFSQGFGTRRYCSGLVYADLVKVNGVQAEDPEQRIPTEGLMLNVEGKDWEYHEKAYIAFNKPPNYECSHKTTHHPSVYSLLPSPFVERGLQCVGRLDYDTTGLLLISDDGQFIHKMTTPKKNIGKVYEITTPDPITQGQIDHLLNGVVLDDDPKPCYATACKLISENVLAMSIVEGRYHQVKRMMAAVGNHVAKLHRVEIGAYIMPADLAEGQWRWLYPEDLKQPSQSVAA
- a CDS encoding 4a-hydroxytetrahydrobiopterin dehydratase is translated as MNNASLPVDFDFVGGALLWVQDVERKIIQREFVFKDFDQAFQFMTLSAQYAQEIDHHPDWSNSWSRVMVRLTTHSAGGLTQLDIEMAQAMNQFVEQVNY
- a CDS encoding DUF2889 domain-containing protein codes for the protein MPSHLSIDMLSAPQPRSPLHTREITFQGYAREDGLWDIEGHLKDFKSNPFVTSAKTWQPGEAFHDMWVRVTVNSDLVVQDIEAVMDGHPHAECTAAVPPMKSLIDWCKA